A section of the Acanthochromis polyacanthus isolate Apoly-LR-REF ecotype Palm Island chromosome 13, KAUST_Apoly_ChrSc, whole genome shotgun sequence genome encodes:
- the mecom gene encoding histone-lysine N-methyltransferase MECOM isoform X9, which translates to MRSKGRARKLATSEGDDEFALYPSDILDDVCGSDGDPALSSALPEDPVSPPLSDDESSPQDPLSFQHPSIFLPQEDLTIPLDFEMRESAVTGGGLGIWSRRKVNIGERFGPYEGEHRPFLQDPTQGWEILDGSGHVKFCVDASKPDIGSWLKHIQFAPAARQHNLTACQIDDQIFYKVTREIFPGQELLLFMKAEEYSCDTMAPDIHEERQYRCEDCDQHFESRNQLLDHQKQPCGMPPTSFLTPGVDNDLKAQEPQDLRPLHMSHGLHECKECDQVFPDVQSLEAHTLSHSEEREYKCDQCPKAFNWKSNLIRHQMSHDSGKHYECENCSKQVFTDPSNLQRHIRSQHVGARAHACSDCGKTFATSSGLKQHKHIHSSVKPFMCKSLRPYLCEVCHKSYTQFSNLCRHKRMHADCRTQIKCKDCGQMFSTTSSLNKHRRFCEGKNHFTAGGLFAQGMPLPGAPGLDKSALAMGHSSAGLADYFGASRHHSGLTFPAAPAFPFSFPGLFPSGLYHRPPLIPATTSPVRQPAHAPVAGPGAELSKSPLLPPSPGAQESRELLKALRKDGGSPGNQIPGSELHIQGSSSSTKQQNKQSDQSESSDLDDVSTPSGSDLESTSGSELESDMDSERERGAARENGKGPKRKATEGGSQSPSLMGSGAAKDFPGPSLIPSSLDEHTAVTGAVNDSIKAIASIAEKYFGSTGLAGLQDKKVGSLPYPSMFPLPFFPAFSPPVYPFPDRDLRPAGLKGEPQSPADDGKKAQGKSSSESPFDLTTKRKEEKLAPFAPSKPEVSHATGQDQPLDLSLGSRGRRRSAREEDTKKNLNYEDKKGVMEIPKADTSLQHARPTPFFMDPIYSRVEKRRMSDPFETLKDKYMRPAPGFLFHPQMTAIENMAEKLETFNSLKPESGDLLRSVPSMFDFRAPPSALPETLLRKGKERYTCRYCGKIFPRSANLTRHLRTHTGEQPYRCKYCDRSFSISSNLQRHIRNIHNKEKPFKCHLCDRCFGQQTNLDRHLKKHENGNLSGTAMSSPQSELDSGSAILDDKEDSYFNEIRNFISNTSQNQASPDPSEEGLIHVPGVRLNGGPFEEEKPLMASHGSRDLEDEEAEELEADEEEGEDNSNTPEKPEGKVLPGNLSDDIMQDEMDFSEQNDLNLSCKTSPRRYKDEEDQSSYSALDHIHRFSEMRKLEESELSDGDGDEDDGSFGSPSLTEAVKQPLFRKSKSQAYAMMLSLAEKDSLHPATHTPATMWHSLARAAAESSAIQSLSHV; encoded by the exons ATCTTGGATGGGTCAGGCCATGTAAAATTCTGCGTGGATGCCAGCAAACCAGATATTGGGAGCTGGCTGAAGCACATTCAGTTTGCCCCTGCGGCCAGGCAGCATAACCTGACAGCGTGCCAGATAGATGATCAG ATCTTCTACAAAGTCACCAGAGAGATTTTTCCTGGTCAGGAGCTGCTACTTTTCATGAAGGCTGAGGAGTATTCATGTGACACGATGGCTCCTGATATTCATG AGGAGAGGCAGTACCGCTGTGAGGATTGTGACCAGCACTTTGAGTCCCGCAACCAGCTGCTGGACCACCAGAAGCAGCCATGTGGGATGCCCCCCACCTCCTTCCTGACCCCAG GAGTGGATAATGACCTGAAGGCCCAAGAACCTCAAGACTTGCGACCCCTCCACATGTCCCATGGACTACATGAGTGTAAGGAGTGTGATCAGGTCTTCCCCGATGTCCAGAG CCTGGAGGCCCACACTCTGTCTCACTCTGAGGAGCGGGAATACAAATGTGACCAGTGTCCCAAGGCCTTCAACTGGAAATCAAACCTAATCCGACATCAGATGTCGCACGACAGTGGCAAGCACTACGAATGTGAAAACTGCTCAAAG CAGGTGTTCACAGACCCCAGTAACCTACAGAGGCACATTCGCTCTCAGCACGTTGGGGCTCGTGCCCATGCCTGCTCTGACTGTGGCAAGACGTTCGCAACGTCTTCGGGCCTCAAGCAGCATAAGCACATCCACAGCAGTGTCAAGCCCTTCATGTGTAAGTCACTAAGACCCTACCTAT GTGAGGTATGCCACAAGTCCTACACCCAGTTCTCTAACCTTTGCCGCCACAAACGCATGCACGCTGACTGCCGCACACAGATCAAGTGTAAAGACTGTGGGCAAATGTTCAGCACCACCTCTTCCCTCAACAAGCACCGGCGTTTCTGTGAAGGGAAGAACCATTTCACAGCAGGGGGGTTGTTTGCTCAGGGGATGCCACTCCCTGGCGCTCCTGGCTTGGACAAATCAGCTCTTGCGATGGGTCACAGCAGTGCTGGACTGGCTGATTATTTTGGGGCAAGCCGCCACCATAGTGGGCTTACATTCCCTGCTGCCCCAGCATTTCCTTTCAGCTTCCCTGGCCTGTTCCCCTCTGGACTCTATCACCGGCCACCGCTCATCCCTGCCACCACCTCCCCTGTTAGACAACCAGCCCACGCACCTGTAGCTGGGCCTGGTGCAGAGCTGAGTAAGAGTCCACTGCTGCCTCCAAGCCCTGGTGCTCAGGAGTCTCGAGAGCTCCTCAAAGCTCTCCGTAAAGATGGTGGTTCACCTGGAAATCAGATACCAGGATCAGAGCTCCACATCCAGGGCTCCTCATCGTCCACCAAGCAGCAGAACAAGCAAAGTGACCAATCTGAGAGCAGCGATCTGGACGATGTCAGCACACCCAGCGGCAGTGATCTGGAGAGCACATCAGGCTCCGAGCTTGAGAGTGACATGGACAgtgagagggagaggggggCAGCTCGAGAAAATGGCAAAGGTCCCAAGAGGAAGGCCACTGAGGGAGGCTCCCAAAGCCCCAGCCTGATGGGCAGCGGTGCTGCAAAAGACTTTCCAGGCCCTTCCCTCATTCCATCCTCACTGGACGAGCACACAGCTGTAACAGGGGCTGTGAATGACTCTATTAAGGCCATTGCCTCCATTGCTGAGAAGTACTTTGGCTCCACAGGGCTAGCTGGCCTGCAGGACAAGAAGGTTGGGTCTCTGCCCTACCCCTCTATGTTTCCACTGCCTTTCTTCCCAGCTTTCTCTCCTCCTGTTTACCCCTTCCCAGACAGAGACCTCAGACCTGCAGGCCTGAAGGGTGAACCACAGTCGCCAGCAGATGACGGCAAGAAAGCCCAAGGCAAATCTTCATCTGAGTCACCATTTGACCTCACGACCAAGCGAAAGGAAGAAAAGTTGGCCCCGTTTGCTCCCTCTAAACCAGAGGTCTCACATGCTACTGGTCAGGATCAGCCGCTAGACCTGAGCCTGGGATCCAGGGGCCGTAGACGTAGTGCGAGAGAGGAGGACACCAAGAAGAACCTGAACTATGAAGATAAGAAGGGGGTGATGGAGATCCCAAAAGCAGACACCTCCTTACAGCATGCCAGGCCCACCCCTTTCTTCATGGATCCCATCTATAG CAGGGTTGAGAAGAGGAGAATGAGCGATCCGTTTGAGACTCTGAAAGACAAGTACATGCGACCAGCTCCAGGCTTCCTTTTCCATCCACAG ATGACGGCGATCGAGAACATGGCAGAGAAGCTGGAaacattcaattccttgaagcCAGAGTCTGGTGACCTGCTGCGCTCCGTTCCCTCCATGTTTGACTTCAGAGCTCCACCTTCTGCACTTCCAGAGACGCTGCTGCGCAAAGGCAAGGAGCGCTACACATGCAG ATACTGTGGAAAAATATTCCCTCGCTCTGCCAACCTGACTCGCCACCTCAGGACTCACACGGGAGAGCAACCCTACAG GTGTAAATACTGCGACCGTTCCTTCAGCATCTCCTCCAACCTGCAGCGTCACATTCGTAACATCCACAATAAGGAGAAGCCCTTCAAGTGCCACCTGTGTGACCGTTGCTTCGGTCAGCAAACCAACCTGGACCGTCACCTCAAAAAGCACGAGAATGGCAACCTGTCAG GAACTGCGATGTCGTCCCCGCAGTCTGAACTGGACAGTGGCAGCGCCATATTGGATGACAAAGAAGACTCTTATTTTAATGAGATAAGAAATTTCATCAGCAACACGAGCCAGAACCAGGCATCACCGGACCCCTCTGAAGAAGG TTTAATTCATGTTCCTGGTGTCAGGTTAAACGGTGGTCCATTTGAAGAGGAGAAGCCCCTGATGGCCAGCCACGGGTCACGTGACCTGGAAGACGAGGAAGCGGAGGAGCTGGAAgctgatgaagaagaaggagaagacaaCAGCAACACCCCCGAGAAGCCGGAAGGAAAGGTGCTTCCTGGCAACCTCAGTGATGACATAATGCAAGATGAAATGGACTTCAGTGAGCAAAACGACTTGAACCTCAGCTGTAAAACCTCTCCTAGGAG GTATAAGGATGAGGAGGACCAGAGCAGCTACTCAGCCTTGGATCACATTCATCGTTTCTCTGAAATGCGCAAGCTGGAGGAGAGTGAGCTTAGTGACGGAGATGGAGACGAGGACGATGGATCATTTGGCTCCCCTTCTTTGACCGAGGCAGTCAAACAGCCCCTCTTTAGGAAATCTAAGTCTCAG GCGTATGCCATGATGCTGTCTCTGGCTGAAAAGGACTCTCTCCACCCGGCCACCCATACCCCAGCTACCATGTGGCACAGTCTGGCACGGGCTGCCGCTGAATCCAGTGCCATCCAATCCCTCAGCCATGTATGA
- the mecom gene encoding histone-lysine N-methyltransferase MECOM isoform X3: MRSKGRARKLATSEGDDEFALYPSDILDDVCGSDGDPALSSALPEDPVSPPLSDDESSPQDPLSFQHPSIFLPQEDLTIPLDFEMRESAVTGGGLGIWSRRKVNIGERFGPYEGEHRPFLQDPTQGWEILDGSGHVKFCVDASKPDIGSWLKHIQFAPAARQHNLTACQIDDQIFYKVTREIFPGQELLLFMKAEEYSCDTMAPDIHEERQYRCEDCDQHFESRNQLLDHQKQPCGMPPTSFLTPGVDNDLKAQEPQDLRPLHMSHGLHECKECDQVFPDVQSLEAHTLSHSEEREYKCDQCPKAFNWKSNLIRHQMSHDSGKHYECENCSKQVFTDPSNLQRHIRSQHVGARAHACSDCGKTFATSSGLKQHKHIHSSVKPFMCKSLRPYLCEVCHKSYTQFSNLCRHKRMHADCRTQIKCKDCGQMFSTTSSLNKHRRFCEGKNHFTAGGLFAQGMPLPGAPGLDKSALAMGHSSAGLADYFGASRHHSGLTFPAAPAFPFSFPGLFPSGLYHRPPLIPATTSPVRQPAHAPVAGPGAELSKSPLLPPSPGAQESRELLKALRKDGGSPGNQIPGSELHIQGSSSSTKQQNKQSDQSESSDLDDVSTPSGSDLESTSGSELESDMDSERERGAARENGKGPKRKATEGGSQSPSLMGSGAAKDFPGPSLIPSSLDEHTAVTGAVNDSIKAIASIAEKYFGSTGLAGLQDKKVGSLPYPSMFPLPFFPAFSPPVYPFPDRDLRPAGLKGEPQSPADDGKKAQGKSSSESPFDLTTKRKEEKLAPFAPSKPEVSHATGQDQPLDLSLGSRGRRRSAREEDTKKNLNYEDKKGVMEIPKADTSLQHARPTPFFMDPIYRVEKRRMSDPFETLKDKYMRPAPGFLFHPQFRLPDQRTWMTAIENMAEKLETFNSLKPESGDLLRSVPSMFDFRAPPSALPETLLRKGKERYTCRYCGKIFPRSANLTRHLRTHTGEQPYRCKYCDRSFSISSNLQRHIRNIHNKEKPFKCHLCDRCFGQQTNLDRHLKKHENGNLSGTAMSSPQSELDSGSAILDDKEDSYFNEIRNFISNTSQNQASPDPSEEGLIHVPGVRLNGGPFEEEKPLMASHGSRDLEDEEAEELEADEEEGEDNSNTPEKPEGKVLPGNLSDDIMQDEMDFSEQNDLNLSCKTSPRRYKDEEDQSSYSALDHIHRFSEMRKLEESELSDGDGDEDDGSFGSPSLTEAVKQPLFRKSKSQAYAMMLSLAEKDSLHPATHTPATMWHSLARAAAESSAIQSLSHV, from the exons ATCTTGGATGGGTCAGGCCATGTAAAATTCTGCGTGGATGCCAGCAAACCAGATATTGGGAGCTGGCTGAAGCACATTCAGTTTGCCCCTGCGGCCAGGCAGCATAACCTGACAGCGTGCCAGATAGATGATCAG ATCTTCTACAAAGTCACCAGAGAGATTTTTCCTGGTCAGGAGCTGCTACTTTTCATGAAGGCTGAGGAGTATTCATGTGACACGATGGCTCCTGATATTCATG AGGAGAGGCAGTACCGCTGTGAGGATTGTGACCAGCACTTTGAGTCCCGCAACCAGCTGCTGGACCACCAGAAGCAGCCATGTGGGATGCCCCCCACCTCCTTCCTGACCCCAG GAGTGGATAATGACCTGAAGGCCCAAGAACCTCAAGACTTGCGACCCCTCCACATGTCCCATGGACTACATGAGTGTAAGGAGTGTGATCAGGTCTTCCCCGATGTCCAGAG CCTGGAGGCCCACACTCTGTCTCACTCTGAGGAGCGGGAATACAAATGTGACCAGTGTCCCAAGGCCTTCAACTGGAAATCAAACCTAATCCGACATCAGATGTCGCACGACAGTGGCAAGCACTACGAATGTGAAAACTGCTCAAAG CAGGTGTTCACAGACCCCAGTAACCTACAGAGGCACATTCGCTCTCAGCACGTTGGGGCTCGTGCCCATGCCTGCTCTGACTGTGGCAAGACGTTCGCAACGTCTTCGGGCCTCAAGCAGCATAAGCACATCCACAGCAGTGTCAAGCCCTTCATGTGTAAGTCACTAAGACCCTACCTAT GTGAGGTATGCCACAAGTCCTACACCCAGTTCTCTAACCTTTGCCGCCACAAACGCATGCACGCTGACTGCCGCACACAGATCAAGTGTAAAGACTGTGGGCAAATGTTCAGCACCACCTCTTCCCTCAACAAGCACCGGCGTTTCTGTGAAGGGAAGAACCATTTCACAGCAGGGGGGTTGTTTGCTCAGGGGATGCCACTCCCTGGCGCTCCTGGCTTGGACAAATCAGCTCTTGCGATGGGTCACAGCAGTGCTGGACTGGCTGATTATTTTGGGGCAAGCCGCCACCATAGTGGGCTTACATTCCCTGCTGCCCCAGCATTTCCTTTCAGCTTCCCTGGCCTGTTCCCCTCTGGACTCTATCACCGGCCACCGCTCATCCCTGCCACCACCTCCCCTGTTAGACAACCAGCCCACGCACCTGTAGCTGGGCCTGGTGCAGAGCTGAGTAAGAGTCCACTGCTGCCTCCAAGCCCTGGTGCTCAGGAGTCTCGAGAGCTCCTCAAAGCTCTCCGTAAAGATGGTGGTTCACCTGGAAATCAGATACCAGGATCAGAGCTCCACATCCAGGGCTCCTCATCGTCCACCAAGCAGCAGAACAAGCAAAGTGACCAATCTGAGAGCAGCGATCTGGACGATGTCAGCACACCCAGCGGCAGTGATCTGGAGAGCACATCAGGCTCCGAGCTTGAGAGTGACATGGACAgtgagagggagaggggggCAGCTCGAGAAAATGGCAAAGGTCCCAAGAGGAAGGCCACTGAGGGAGGCTCCCAAAGCCCCAGCCTGATGGGCAGCGGTGCTGCAAAAGACTTTCCAGGCCCTTCCCTCATTCCATCCTCACTGGACGAGCACACAGCTGTAACAGGGGCTGTGAATGACTCTATTAAGGCCATTGCCTCCATTGCTGAGAAGTACTTTGGCTCCACAGGGCTAGCTGGCCTGCAGGACAAGAAGGTTGGGTCTCTGCCCTACCCCTCTATGTTTCCACTGCCTTTCTTCCCAGCTTTCTCTCCTCCTGTTTACCCCTTCCCAGACAGAGACCTCAGACCTGCAGGCCTGAAGGGTGAACCACAGTCGCCAGCAGATGACGGCAAGAAAGCCCAAGGCAAATCTTCATCTGAGTCACCATTTGACCTCACGACCAAGCGAAAGGAAGAAAAGTTGGCCCCGTTTGCTCCCTCTAAACCAGAGGTCTCACATGCTACTGGTCAGGATCAGCCGCTAGACCTGAGCCTGGGATCCAGGGGCCGTAGACGTAGTGCGAGAGAGGAGGACACCAAGAAGAACCTGAACTATGAAGATAAGAAGGGGGTGATGGAGATCCCAAAAGCAGACACCTCCTTACAGCATGCCAGGCCCACCCCTTTCTTCATGGATCCCATCTATAG GGTTGAGAAGAGGAGAATGAGCGATCCGTTTGAGACTCTGAAAGACAAGTACATGCGACCAGCTCCAGGCTTCCTTTTCCATCCACAG TTTCGTTTACCAGATCAGAGAACTTGG ATGACGGCGATCGAGAACATGGCAGAGAAGCTGGAaacattcaattccttgaagcCAGAGTCTGGTGACCTGCTGCGCTCCGTTCCCTCCATGTTTGACTTCAGAGCTCCACCTTCTGCACTTCCAGAGACGCTGCTGCGCAAAGGCAAGGAGCGCTACACATGCAG ATACTGTGGAAAAATATTCCCTCGCTCTGCCAACCTGACTCGCCACCTCAGGACTCACACGGGAGAGCAACCCTACAG GTGTAAATACTGCGACCGTTCCTTCAGCATCTCCTCCAACCTGCAGCGTCACATTCGTAACATCCACAATAAGGAGAAGCCCTTCAAGTGCCACCTGTGTGACCGTTGCTTCGGTCAGCAAACCAACCTGGACCGTCACCTCAAAAAGCACGAGAATGGCAACCTGTCAG GAACTGCGATGTCGTCCCCGCAGTCTGAACTGGACAGTGGCAGCGCCATATTGGATGACAAAGAAGACTCTTATTTTAATGAGATAAGAAATTTCATCAGCAACACGAGCCAGAACCAGGCATCACCGGACCCCTCTGAAGAAGG TTTAATTCATGTTCCTGGTGTCAGGTTAAACGGTGGTCCATTTGAAGAGGAGAAGCCCCTGATGGCCAGCCACGGGTCACGTGACCTGGAAGACGAGGAAGCGGAGGAGCTGGAAgctgatgaagaagaaggagaagacaaCAGCAACACCCCCGAGAAGCCGGAAGGAAAGGTGCTTCCTGGCAACCTCAGTGATGACATAATGCAAGATGAAATGGACTTCAGTGAGCAAAACGACTTGAACCTCAGCTGTAAAACCTCTCCTAGGAG GTATAAGGATGAGGAGGACCAGAGCAGCTACTCAGCCTTGGATCACATTCATCGTTTCTCTGAAATGCGCAAGCTGGAGGAGAGTGAGCTTAGTGACGGAGATGGAGACGAGGACGATGGATCATTTGGCTCCCCTTCTTTGACCGAGGCAGTCAAACAGCCCCTCTTTAGGAAATCTAAGTCTCAG GCGTATGCCATGATGCTGTCTCTGGCTGAAAAGGACTCTCTCCACCCGGCCACCCATACCCCAGCTACCATGTGGCACAGTCTGGCACGGGCTGCCGCTGAATCCAGTGCCATCCAATCCCTCAGCCATGTATGA
- the mecom gene encoding histone-lysine N-methyltransferase MECOM isoform X6: MRSKGRARKLATSEGDDEFALYPSDILDDVCGSDGDPALSSALPEDPVSPPLSDDESSPQDPLSFQHPSIFLPQEDLTIPLDFEMRESAVTGGGLGIWSRRKVNIGERFGPYEGEHRPFLQDPTQGWEILDGSGHVKFCVDASKPDIGSWLKHIQFAPAARQHNLTACQIDDQIFYKVTREIFPGQELLLFMKAEEYSCDTMAPDIHEERQYRCEDCDQHFESRNQLLDHQKQPCGMPPTSFLTPGVDNDLKAQEPQDLRPLHMSHGLHECKECDQVFPDVQSLEAHTLSHSEEREYKCDQCPKAFNWKSNLIRHQMSHDSGKHYECENCSKQVFTDPSNLQRHIRSQHVGARAHACSDCGKTFATSSGLKQHKHIHSSVKPFMCKSLRPYLCEVCHKSYTQFSNLCRHKRMHADCRTQIKCKDCGQMFSTTSSLNKHRRFCEGKNHFTAGGLFAQGMPLPGAPGLDKSALAMGHSSAGLADYFGASRHHSGLTFPAAPAFPFSFPGLFPSGLYHRPPLIPATTSPVRQPAHAPVAGPGAELSKSPLLPPSPGAQESRELLKALRKDGGSPGNQIPGSELHIQGSSSSTKQQNKQSDQSESSDLDDVSTPSGSDLESTSGSELESDMDSERERGAARENGKGPKRKATEGGSQSPSLMGSGAAKDFPGPSLIPSSLDEHTAVTGAVNDSIKAIASIAEKYFGSTGLAGLQDKKVGSLPYPSMFPLPFFPAFSPPVYPFPDRDLRPAGLKGEPQSPADDGKKAQGKSSSESPFDLTTKRKEEKLAPFAPSKPEVSHATGQDQPLDLSLGSRGRRRSAREEDTKKNLNYEDKKGVMEIPKADTSLQHARPTPFFMDPIYRVEKRRMSDPFETLKDKYMRPAPGFLFHPQFRLPDQRTWMTAIENMAEKLETFNSLKPESGDLLRSVPSMFDFRAPPSALPETLLRKGKERYTCRYCGKIFPRSANLTRHLRTHTGEQPYRCKYCDRSFSISSNLQRHIRNIHNKEKPFKCHLCDRCFGQQTNLDRHLKKHENGNLSGTAMSSPQSELDSGSAILDDKEDSYFNEIRNFISNTSQNQASPDPSEEGLNGGPFEEEKPLMASHGSRDLEDEEAEELEADEEEGEDNSNTPEKPEGKVLPGNLSDDIMQDEMDFSEQNDLNLSCKTSPRRYKDEEDQSSYSALDHIHRFSEMRKLEESELSDGDGDEDDGSFGSPSLTEAVKQPLFRKSKSQAYAMMLSLAEKDSLHPATHTPATMWHSLARAAAESSAIQSLSHV, translated from the exons ATCTTGGATGGGTCAGGCCATGTAAAATTCTGCGTGGATGCCAGCAAACCAGATATTGGGAGCTGGCTGAAGCACATTCAGTTTGCCCCTGCGGCCAGGCAGCATAACCTGACAGCGTGCCAGATAGATGATCAG ATCTTCTACAAAGTCACCAGAGAGATTTTTCCTGGTCAGGAGCTGCTACTTTTCATGAAGGCTGAGGAGTATTCATGTGACACGATGGCTCCTGATATTCATG AGGAGAGGCAGTACCGCTGTGAGGATTGTGACCAGCACTTTGAGTCCCGCAACCAGCTGCTGGACCACCAGAAGCAGCCATGTGGGATGCCCCCCACCTCCTTCCTGACCCCAG GAGTGGATAATGACCTGAAGGCCCAAGAACCTCAAGACTTGCGACCCCTCCACATGTCCCATGGACTACATGAGTGTAAGGAGTGTGATCAGGTCTTCCCCGATGTCCAGAG CCTGGAGGCCCACACTCTGTCTCACTCTGAGGAGCGGGAATACAAATGTGACCAGTGTCCCAAGGCCTTCAACTGGAAATCAAACCTAATCCGACATCAGATGTCGCACGACAGTGGCAAGCACTACGAATGTGAAAACTGCTCAAAG CAGGTGTTCACAGACCCCAGTAACCTACAGAGGCACATTCGCTCTCAGCACGTTGGGGCTCGTGCCCATGCCTGCTCTGACTGTGGCAAGACGTTCGCAACGTCTTCGGGCCTCAAGCAGCATAAGCACATCCACAGCAGTGTCAAGCCCTTCATGTGTAAGTCACTAAGACCCTACCTAT GTGAGGTATGCCACAAGTCCTACACCCAGTTCTCTAACCTTTGCCGCCACAAACGCATGCACGCTGACTGCCGCACACAGATCAAGTGTAAAGACTGTGGGCAAATGTTCAGCACCACCTCTTCCCTCAACAAGCACCGGCGTTTCTGTGAAGGGAAGAACCATTTCACAGCAGGGGGGTTGTTTGCTCAGGGGATGCCACTCCCTGGCGCTCCTGGCTTGGACAAATCAGCTCTTGCGATGGGTCACAGCAGTGCTGGACTGGCTGATTATTTTGGGGCAAGCCGCCACCATAGTGGGCTTACATTCCCTGCTGCCCCAGCATTTCCTTTCAGCTTCCCTGGCCTGTTCCCCTCTGGACTCTATCACCGGCCACCGCTCATCCCTGCCACCACCTCCCCTGTTAGACAACCAGCCCACGCACCTGTAGCTGGGCCTGGTGCAGAGCTGAGTAAGAGTCCACTGCTGCCTCCAAGCCCTGGTGCTCAGGAGTCTCGAGAGCTCCTCAAAGCTCTCCGTAAAGATGGTGGTTCACCTGGAAATCAGATACCAGGATCAGAGCTCCACATCCAGGGCTCCTCATCGTCCACCAAGCAGCAGAACAAGCAAAGTGACCAATCTGAGAGCAGCGATCTGGACGATGTCAGCACACCCAGCGGCAGTGATCTGGAGAGCACATCAGGCTCCGAGCTTGAGAGTGACATGGACAgtgagagggagaggggggCAGCTCGAGAAAATGGCAAAGGTCCCAAGAGGAAGGCCACTGAGGGAGGCTCCCAAAGCCCCAGCCTGATGGGCAGCGGTGCTGCAAAAGACTTTCCAGGCCCTTCCCTCATTCCATCCTCACTGGACGAGCACACAGCTGTAACAGGGGCTGTGAATGACTCTATTAAGGCCATTGCCTCCATTGCTGAGAAGTACTTTGGCTCCACAGGGCTAGCTGGCCTGCAGGACAAGAAGGTTGGGTCTCTGCCCTACCCCTCTATGTTTCCACTGCCTTTCTTCCCAGCTTTCTCTCCTCCTGTTTACCCCTTCCCAGACAGAGACCTCAGACCTGCAGGCCTGAAGGGTGAACCACAGTCGCCAGCAGATGACGGCAAGAAAGCCCAAGGCAAATCTTCATCTGAGTCACCATTTGACCTCACGACCAAGCGAAAGGAAGAAAAGTTGGCCCCGTTTGCTCCCTCTAAACCAGAGGTCTCACATGCTACTGGTCAGGATCAGCCGCTAGACCTGAGCCTGGGATCCAGGGGCCGTAGACGTAGTGCGAGAGAGGAGGACACCAAGAAGAACCTGAACTATGAAGATAAGAAGGGGGTGATGGAGATCCCAAAAGCAGACACCTCCTTACAGCATGCCAGGCCCACCCCTTTCTTCATGGATCCCATCTATAG GGTTGAGAAGAGGAGAATGAGCGATCCGTTTGAGACTCTGAAAGACAAGTACATGCGACCAGCTCCAGGCTTCCTTTTCCATCCACAG TTTCGTTTACCAGATCAGAGAACTTGG ATGACGGCGATCGAGAACATGGCAGAGAAGCTGGAaacattcaattccttgaagcCAGAGTCTGGTGACCTGCTGCGCTCCGTTCCCTCCATGTTTGACTTCAGAGCTCCACCTTCTGCACTTCCAGAGACGCTGCTGCGCAAAGGCAAGGAGCGCTACACATGCAG ATACTGTGGAAAAATATTCCCTCGCTCTGCCAACCTGACTCGCCACCTCAGGACTCACACGGGAGAGCAACCCTACAG GTGTAAATACTGCGACCGTTCCTTCAGCATCTCCTCCAACCTGCAGCGTCACATTCGTAACATCCACAATAAGGAGAAGCCCTTCAAGTGCCACCTGTGTGACCGTTGCTTCGGTCAGCAAACCAACCTGGACCGTCACCTCAAAAAGCACGAGAATGGCAACCTGTCAG GAACTGCGATGTCGTCCCCGCAGTCTGAACTGGACAGTGGCAGCGCCATATTGGATGACAAAGAAGACTCTTATTTTAATGAGATAAGAAATTTCATCAGCAACACGAGCCAGAACCAGGCATCACCGGACCCCTCTGAAGAAGG GTTAAACGGTGGTCCATTTGAAGAGGAGAAGCCCCTGATGGCCAGCCACGGGTCACGTGACCTGGAAGACGAGGAAGCGGAGGAGCTGGAAgctgatgaagaagaaggagaagacaaCAGCAACACCCCCGAGAAGCCGGAAGGAAAGGTGCTTCCTGGCAACCTCAGTGATGACATAATGCAAGATGAAATGGACTTCAGTGAGCAAAACGACTTGAACCTCAGCTGTAAAACCTCTCCTAGGAG GTATAAGGATGAGGAGGACCAGAGCAGCTACTCAGCCTTGGATCACATTCATCGTTTCTCTGAAATGCGCAAGCTGGAGGAGAGTGAGCTTAGTGACGGAGATGGAGACGAGGACGATGGATCATTTGGCTCCCCTTCTTTGACCGAGGCAGTCAAACAGCCCCTCTTTAGGAAATCTAAGTCTCAG GCGTATGCCATGATGCTGTCTCTGGCTGAAAAGGACTCTCTCCACCCGGCCACCCATACCCCAGCTACCATGTGGCACAGTCTGGCACGGGCTGCCGCTGAATCCAGTGCCATCCAATCCCTCAGCCATGTATGA